In Arcobacter sp. F2176, the following are encoded in one genomic region:
- a CDS encoding P-II family nitrogen regulator — protein MKKIEAIIKPFKLEDVKEALVESGVTGMTVNDVKGYGRQQGHSELYRGAEYIVDFLAKIKIELIVNDEDVDKTIATISDAAKTGKIGDGKIFVTPIENVVRIRTGETGSEAV, from the coding sequence ATGAAAAAAATCGAAGCAATCATCAAGCCTTTTAAACTTGAAGATGTAAAAGAAGCTTTAGTTGAGAGTGGTGTTACTGGTATGACAGTAAATGATGTTAAAGGTTATGGTAGACAACAAGGTCACTCTGAGTTATATAGAGGTGCTGAGTATATTGTTGATTTTTTAGCAAAAATCAAAATTGAATTAATAGTAAATGATGAAGATGTAGATAAAACTATCGCAACTATTTCTGATGCAGCAAAAACAGGTAAAATCGGGGATGGTAAAATTTTCGTTACACCTATTGAAAATGTTGTAAGAATTAGAACTGGTGAAACTGGTAGCGAAGCAGTTTAG
- a CDS encoding ammonium transporter, protein MDANIAYVIDTFFALFAMTLIIFMVPGFAMLEAGLVRTKNVSAVLMVNTMIYAVASLAFLLLGYSVAFGDFGSDSMSKWAAFLFQMAFVGKVINIMSGGVSERAKVLPLGLFTIVMGALIYPIIVNWSWGNDMLKSTILDLNMYDLAGSTVIHSTGGWALLAAIIIIGARRGRYPKEGGVRVIPASNIPLVTLGAFLLWIGWFGFNGGSIGSIASKQSADAVALTIMNTNTAGLSGAILVGIYMYFRYHRLDITMVLNGALGGLVAITAGPNLYDIYTPILIGAIGGVLVIFGVSFFDKLKLDDPVGALSVHLLNGIWGTLAVGIFASNGNDITLLGQLKGIVVVGVFAFISSFIVLYVINKFVPLRAEKDEEMQGLDVDECGLEAYPEFKRAF, encoded by the coding sequence ATGGATGCAAATATTGCTTATGTGATTGACACCTTTTTTGCTCTTTTTGCAATGACTTTAATCATTTTTATGGTTCCTGGTTTTGCTATGTTGGAAGCGGGACTTGTGCGTACTAAAAATGTGAGTGCTGTCTTGATGGTAAATACAATGATTTATGCAGTGGCTTCACTGGCTTTTTTATTGCTTGGTTATTCTGTGGCATTTGGTGATTTTGGAAGTGATAGTATGAGTAAATGGGCTGCATTTTTATTTCAAATGGCATTTGTTGGTAAGGTTATCAATATTATGTCAGGGGGAGTTAGTGAAAGAGCAAAAGTTTTACCACTTGGATTATTTACAATTGTTATGGGTGCATTAATTTATCCTATAATTGTAAATTGGTCTTGGGGAAATGATATGTTAAAAAGTACAATATTAGATTTAAATATGTACGATTTAGCTGGTTCAACTGTAATTCATAGTACTGGTGGTTGGGCACTATTAGCTGCAATAATAATAATTGGTGCAAGAAGGGGAAGATATCCTAAAGAAGGAGGAGTAAGAGTTATACCAGCTTCTAATATTCCCCTTGTAACTTTAGGCGCTTTTCTTTTATGGATTGGATGGTTTGGTTTTAATGGTGGAAGTATTGGTTCAATTGCATCTAAACAGAGTGCTGATGCTGTTGCTTTGACTATTATGAACACAAATACAGCTGGTCTTTCAGGGGCAATTCTTGTAGGTATTTATATGTACTTTAGATATCATAGACTTGATATTACAATGGTATTAAATGGGGCACTTGGTGGTTTAGTTGCTATTACAGCAGGCCCAAATTTATATGATATTTATACTCCAATATTAATAGGTGCAATAGGTGGAGTTTTGGTAATCTTTGGAGTTAGTTTTTTTGATAAATTAAAACTTGATGACCCAGTTGGAGCATTATCTGTTCACTTATTAAATGGTATTTGGGGAACTTTAGCTGTTGGTATTTTTGCCTCAAACGGGAATGATATAACACTTTTAGGACAATTAAAAGGTATTGTTGTTGTAGGAGTATTTGCTTTTATTTCATCTTTTATCGTATTATATGTAATTAATAAGTTTGTGCCACTAAGAGCAGAAAAAGATGAAGAGATGCAAGGATTAGATGTAGATGAGTGTGGACTAGAAGCATACCCAGAGTTTAAACGAGCTTTCTAA
- a CDS encoding P-II family nitrogen regulator: MKKIEAIIKPFKLEDVKDALTEAGITGMTVSDVKGYGRQQGHSELYRGAEYVVDFLPKIKIELIVANKDVDSTIQLITEASKTGKIGDGKIFVSPIEKIVRIRTGEEDEEAI, encoded by the coding sequence TTGAAAAAAATTGAAGCAATAATCAAACCATTTAAGCTAGAAGATGTAAAAGATGCATTAACTGAGGCGGGAATAACAGGTATGACAGTTTCTGATGTAAAAGGTTATGGTAGACAACAAGGTCATTCAGAACTATATAGAGGTGCTGAATATGTTGTAGATTTTTTACCAAAAATTAAAATAGAACTTATAGTTGCAAATAAAGATGTTGATTCAACTATACAATTAATTACTGAGGCTTCTAAAACTGGTAAAATTGGTGATGGTAAAATATTTGTTTCTCCAATTGAAAAAATTGTAAGAATTAGAACTGGTGAAGAAGATGAGGAAGCAATTTAG
- the pyrC gene encoding dihydroorotase, producing MSKEITLNSPLDMHLHLRDEQMLKLVGPLTSKTFAGALVMPNLVPPITTKEALLSYKSRILEACKGDTFEPFMTLFFQEYSREFLEEVKDEIIGIKLYPAGITTNSENGVAAIDAESLRPTLETMSDLGIPLCVHGETNGFVMDREKEFMPIYEGLAKNFPKLKIIMEHITTKDAVDLLDKYDNLYATITLHHLIITLDDVAGGMLQPHLFCKPIAKRYEDRDALLNAAITGNPKVMFGSDSAPHPKHKKESCGCAAGVFTSPIALQVLVELFEKHDSLDNLNGFLSLNAQKIYDFKALKKDITLVKEEFTVPNIYEEFGENVVPMYNNQKLAWSLK from the coding sequence GTGAGTAAAGAAATAACTCTTAATTCACCTTTAGATATGCATCTTCATTTAAGAGATGAACAGATGCTAAAATTAGTTGGTCCTCTTACTTCAAAAACTTTTGCAGGTGCTTTAGTTATGCCAAACCTTGTACCTCCTATTACAACTAAAGAGGCTTTATTATCTTACAAGTCTAGAATACTTGAAGCATGTAAAGGTGATACTTTTGAGCCTTTTATGACTCTATTTTTCCAAGAATATTCAAGAGAATTCTTGGAAGAAGTAAAAGATGAAATAATAGGTATAAAACTATATCCTGCTGGAATTACTACAAATTCTGAAAATGGAGTAGCAGCTATAGATGCAGAGAGTTTAAGACCTACTTTAGAGACTATGAGTGATTTGGGTATTCCTTTATGTGTTCATGGTGAAACTAATGGTTTTGTAATGGATAGAGAAAAAGAGTTTATGCCAATATATGAAGGTTTGGCAAAAAACTTTCCTAAATTAAAGATTATTATGGAACACATTACAACTAAAGATGCTGTTGATTTATTGGATAAATATGATAATTTATATGCGACAATTACTTTGCATCATTTAATAATAACTTTAGATGATGTAGCAGGGGGAATGCTTCAACCGCACCTATTTTGTAAACCAATAGCAAAAAGATATGAAGATAGAGATGCTTTATTAAATGCAGCAATTACTGGTAATCCAAAGGTTATGTTTGGTTCTGATTCTGCTCCTCATCCTAAGCATAAAAAAGAGTCTTGTGGTTGTGCAGCTGGTGTCTTTACATCTCCTATTGCCTTGCAAGTTTTAGTTGAACTTTTTGAGAAACATGATAGTTTAGATAATCTAAATGGTTTTTTAAGTCTAAATGCTCAAAAGATATATGATTTTAAAGCTTTAAAAAAAGATATTACATTGGTAAAAGAAGAGTTTACTGTACCTAATATCTATGAAGAGTTTGGTGAAAATGTTGTGCCTATGTACAATAATCAAAAACTAGCTTGGAGTTTGAAGTAA
- the fliM gene encoding flagellar motor switch protein FliM yields MAEFLSQDEIDALLDIAEQGEDIDKTADEPIISKEKNYSIYDFKKPNRISNEQFKAFSTLHDKMLRDLITDLSAMLRKIVDIKLYSIEQMTYGEFILSIPQLTSLNTLSIKPLDGRIVIECNPGISHKIIAELLGSGSVASGDNLDRELTEIEVEIFDHFYKLIVSHLYRAWDEITTLNFKIESRDTNANAIQIISDHEIVLLVVLEFTIDEESGFLSICYPISYIETLLNKIVTKIFAEGRNKKASRKKDITTLISGAKMNIEAIMAETVLKTSEILDLKEGDVIVFNKNSTSATSKIYINKKEKFLAISGLSNNRKAVQIKANIDHEKMETLETLRGMREERIIKAKETQDKIAQLLSERDD; encoded by the coding sequence ATGGCAGAATTTTTAAGTCAAGATGAAATAGATGCTCTTTTAGACATAGCCGAACAAGGTGAAGATATTGACAAGACGGCTGATGAACCTATTATATCAAAAGAAAAAAATTATTCTATTTATGACTTTAAAAAACCAAATCGTATCTCAAATGAACAATTTAAAGCATTCTCAACATTACATGATAAAATGCTTAGGGATCTTATTACTGACCTTTCTGCAATGCTTAGAAAAATTGTTGATATAAAACTATATTCAATTGAACAGATGACTTATGGTGAGTTTATTTTGTCAATTCCACAATTAACTTCATTAAATACTTTATCTATCAAACCACTAGATGGAAGAATAGTAATTGAGTGTAATCCTGGAATTTCACATAAGATAATTGCTGAGTTATTAGGTAGTGGGTCTGTTGCATCAGGGGATAATTTAGATAGGGAATTAACTGAAATTGAAGTTGAGATTTTTGATCACTTTTATAAACTAATTGTTTCACATTTGTACAGAGCTTGGGATGAAATTACAACTTTAAATTTTAAAATAGAATCAAGAGATACAAATGCAAATGCCATTCAAATTATTTCAGATCATGAGATTGTTTTACTTGTTGTTTTAGAATTTACAATTGATGAAGAATCTGGATTTTTATCTATTTGTTATCCAATTTCTTACATAGAAACTCTATTAAATAAAATTGTAACAAAAATCTTTGCAGAAGGTAGAAATAAAAAAGCAAGTAGAAAGAAAGACATTACAACTTTAATTTCTGGTGCAAAAATGAATATAGAAGCGATTATGGCTGAAACCGTTTTAAAAACTTCAGAAATATTAGATTTAAAAGAAGGAGATGTAATAGTATTTAACAAAAATTCAACATCTGCTACATCTAAAATTTATATAAACAAAAAAGAGAAATTCTTAGCAATTAGTGGATTATCAAATAATAGAAAAGCTGTTCAAATAAAAGCTAATATTGATCATGAAAAAATGGAAACACTTGAAACCTTAAGAGGAATGAGAGAAGAACGAATTATAAAAGCCAAAGAGACTCAAGATAAGATTGCTCAATTATTATCAGAAAGAGACGATTAA
- a CDS encoding flagellar basal body P-ring protein FlgI — MKFIFLLFLFFTSIYAQTIKDITNIVGIRENQLLGYGLVVGLAGTGDKSTFTMQSLQNLLRNSYIKIPTSSIKSKNIAAVMVTAMLPPFARQGDKIKIKISAIGDAKSINNGELLLTQLKGVDGNVYGLAQGTIIADRDNETTGMIYEGAMIENEVPFTLRNEKDLTLSLIKASATDADMIQRKINEKFGDKIAFAEDTRTVTVKKPANISMVRFIAQVQTINLDSSFKKRIIIDLNRQMIISGNEVPIGPVTVSKDNFIIRIKKSDLNNEQWDNIEVNKGMNIGDDIVIADKPIVDLDNTMVNTKGQPKVSDLVRAMKVMKLPMNDIIDTLKLIKELGALDAELEIRG, encoded by the coding sequence TTGAAATTCATTTTTTTATTATTTTTATTTTTTACATCAATTTACGCTCAAACAATAAAAGATATAACAAATATTGTGGGAATTAGAGAAAATCAACTCTTAGGATATGGCCTAGTTGTAGGACTTGCGGGGACTGGTGACAAGTCAACTTTTACTATGCAAAGTTTGCAAAATTTACTTAGAAATTCATACATAAAAATACCAACTTCATCTATTAAATCAAAAAATATAGCAGCTGTTATGGTTACAGCTATGCTTCCACCTTTTGCAAGGCAAGGCGATAAAATAAAAATAAAAATTTCTGCCATTGGGGATGCAAAATCAATCAATAATGGAGAACTTTTATTAACTCAATTAAAAGGTGTAGACGGTAATGTATATGGCCTTGCACAAGGAACAATTATAGCTGATAGGGATAATGAAACTACAGGTATGATTTATGAGGGAGCCATGATTGAAAATGAAGTTCCTTTTACACTAAGAAATGAAAAAGATTTAACACTAAGTTTAATAAAAGCATCTGCTACTGATGCAGATATGATTCAAAGAAAGATAAATGAAAAATTTGGTGATAAAATTGCTTTTGCAGAAGATACAAGAACTGTAACTGTAAAAAAACCAGCTAATATTTCTATGGTTAGATTTATCGCCCAAGTTCAAACTATAAACTTAGATTCATCATTCAAAAAAAGAATTATAATTGATTTAAATAGACAAATGATAATATCAGGAAATGAAGTTCCTATTGGTCCTGTTACCGTTTCAAAAGATAATTTCATTATAAGAATTAAAAAATCAGATTTAAATAACGAACAATGGGATAATATAGAAGTAAATAAAGGAATGAATATTGGTGATGATATAGTAATTGCTGATAAGCCTATTGTTGATTTAGATAATACTATGGTAAATACTAAAGGACAACCTAAAGTTTCTGATTTAGTACGAGCTATGAAAGTTATGAAATTACCAATGAATGATATAATAGATACATTGAAATTAATAAAAGAGTTAGGTGCTCTTGATGCAGAACTTGAGATAAGAGGATAA
- a CDS encoding flagellar biosynthetic protein FliQ, with the protein MNMDLMGIAQSTVKIILLLALPSLLVSMVIGLLISVFQAVTQISDAALSFVPKVILVSVFILISLPWIGDNVSTYTKELWNMILMYGNNG; encoded by the coding sequence ATGAACATGGACTTAATGGGTATTGCTCAAAGTACAGTAAAAATTATTCTTTTACTAGCATTGCCTTCTTTACTTGTAAGTATGGTAATAGGATTGTTGATTTCTGTATTTCAAGCAGTAACTCAAATCTCTGATGCAGCATTATCTTTTGTACCTAAAGTTATTTTAGTATCTGTTTTTATATTGATCTCTTTGCCTTGGATTGGTGATAATGTAAGTACATATACTAAAGAGTTATGGAATATGATTTTAATGTATGGAAATAATGGATGA
- a CDS encoding MotE family protein produces MNKFLIIILILGTHLLAEDTAGSFIKEKKEIIELKKELNQFYTIKEAEYKTRKQELETLLAKIKSEKKNIQDIYDRNQLLLKDIKGEVVTKTSKIYNAMKPKNAAEIFNKLIDDGKIEDVFDIILKLKEAKVTQIMKSMTVKNASKITEKLQNYSVIDESKKGK; encoded by the coding sequence TTGAATAAATTTTTAATAATAATTTTAATTTTAGGAACACATTTATTAGCAGAAGATACAGCTGGAAGTTTTATAAAAGAGAAAAAAGAGATTATTGAGTTAAAAAAAGAGTTAAACCAATTTTATACAATAAAAGAAGCTGAGTATAAAACGAGAAAACAAGAACTAGAAACTTTATTAGCCAAAATAAAATCAGAAAAGAAGAATATTCAAGATATATATGATAGAAATCAACTACTTTTAAAAGATATAAAAGGGGAAGTTGTTACAAAAACTTCGAAAATATATAATGCAATGAAACCAAAAAATGCAGCTGAAATATTTAACAAATTGATAGATGATGGAAAAATTGAAGATGTTTTTGATATAATCTTGAAATTAAAAGAAGCAAAAGTCACTCAAATAATGAAATCAATGACTGTAAAAAATGCTTCGAAGATTACTGAAAAGCTTCAAAACTATTCAGTAATTGATGAAAGTAAGAAAGGGAAATAA
- the fliL gene encoding flagellar basal body-associated protein FliL has translation MAEEVVEEKPKSTGGKGLMIVLIALIVVLLLAVIGGGYFLYSQGVFSPQEEKAMQEMAKKEESNSKEMYKAAINDLVLNITNAKGREKLMKLSFTIKSNDPAIESIVESYKAEIVDVVISQISARSSEELLTVGGKALLKDELVDEINKVLNDATATNSDVQKNSVKEVLFTTFVIK, from the coding sequence ATGGCTGAAGAAGTTGTAGAAGAAAAACCAAAAAGTACTGGTGGAAAAGGTTTGATGATAGTGCTTATTGCACTAATTGTAGTTTTGTTATTAGCTGTTATTGGAGGTGGATACTTCTTGTATTCACAAGGTGTTTTTAGTCCTCAAGAAGAAAAAGCTATGCAAGAGATGGCTAAAAAAGAAGAGAGTAATTCTAAAGAGATGTATAAAGCTGCTATTAATGATTTAGTATTAAATATTACTAATGCAAAAGGTAGAGAAAAACTTATGAAACTATCTTTTACCATTAAAAGTAATGATCCTGCAATAGAATCAATAGTTGAGTCATATAAAGCAGAAATAGTAGATGTTGTTATTTCTCAAATTAGTGCTAGAAGTTCAGAAGAACTTTTAACAGTAGGTGGTAAAGCTTTACTAAAAGATGAATTAGTTGATGAAATAAATAAAGTTTTAAATGATGCTACAGCAACAAATTCTGATGTTCAAAAAAATAGTGTTAAAGAAGTTTTATTTACAACTTTTGTTATTAAGTAA
- a CDS encoding flagellar basal body L-ring protein FlgH, protein MKSKYFLILACAFFLNSCVPTEQELKFDKPPAQVLKPKPQVTYNKGSLYSRKGPSLFADKKDLQVGDIIQVVIDESLTSNTSNKRELTNTSSEKIGGGLITPATGNTLPLNSTVQSVANKINSFGGVQFNSSSDSSFKGKVKANADESFSTTLSVIIEETYQNGNYYIKGSKEMLIDEQKQEIIISGVIRPYDISPDNSIKSSQVANLKVLYKKDGEEQDVMHQPWGTKLLKMLWPF, encoded by the coding sequence ATGAAAAGTAAATATTTTTTAATTTTAGCATGTGCATTTTTTTTAAACTCTTGTGTTCCAACTGAACAAGAATTAAAATTTGATAAACCTCCGGCTCAAGTATTAAAACCAAAGCCTCAAGTTACATATAACAAAGGCTCTTTATATTCACGAAAAGGACCTTCTTTATTTGCTGATAAAAAAGATTTACAAGTTGGGGATATAATTCAAGTAGTTATTGATGAATCTTTAACTTCAAATACAAGTAATAAAAGAGAACTTACAAATACAAGTTCTGAGAAAATTGGAGGAGGATTAATTACTCCTGCTACTGGAAATACTCTTCCTTTGAATTCCACAGTACAATCTGTAGCAAATAAAATTAATAGTTTTGGTGGGGTACAATTTAATTCAAGTAGTGATAGTTCATTTAAAGGAAAAGTAAAAGCAAATGCTGATGAATCTTTTTCTACGACACTTTCTGTTATAATAGAGGAAACATATCAAAATGGAAACTATTATATAAAAGGTTCCAAAGAGATGTTAATAGATGAACAGAAGCAAGAGATAATAATTTCGGGGGTTATTAGGCCTTATGATATAAGCCCAGATAATTCTATAAAGTCATCTCAAGTTGCAAATTTAAAAGTTTTGTATAAAAAAGATGGTGAAGAACAAGATGTTATGCATCAGCCATGGGGTACAAAACTCCTAAAAATGCTTTGGCCCTTCTGA
- a CDS encoding flagellar basal body rod C-terminal domain-containing protein produces the protein MLDALNVAQSGLRAAQIAVENTMNNLANVNTEGYKKRVVETSELSQSDNRQWGRGVSVDNTSRITSQYLYDNIIKQNSKDNYQSEMSLMLGNIEAVFKETDTAGLSSDLDAYYQTIESIRANPNNEVYKNQLQITGQKVIDDLNNLYDGIEEQEATFKKSLTEDVGQINSKLEQIQRINLKIKEQGFASNDLLDKRDLLEKEISTYANITVDRDPDFYELKIGNQTVISNTTMSKLEVGEEKTAQIDRYVTQEGTKSSILNPSDTFDEEDVITFELDNENSVSVEYGETMVFDLDGDGTDDIVKVDETNYVRALVHKINTSDLADKVKAYNGTYDVDKNGNKSTIDSQDKFLLVESKTPGIEGKFDSRVTFTEEPYSINQGTVTVSPVINNSSVSIESKFAQDGLSLTHTVNLGATTTAPEVFDIDLSSNPSTSGATPTFVPSSITYNATTKKLTIPAGVDSFTITINSAEGETSTPEEAAALFGVNQKYTLSLTETNGSDTSNITSVLNVVNDGKDITQDFELSTENTNSNPLVSAIPTVNPVTGATQASGTTQVSSIKSLSAVDGSSIKHTVELKNTTTTAQVMKVSFSDDTGSYFDLSPKFTPDSITYDAQTGEITIPPGVKSFSFTTDTNELAPVNTNQTYSFSITDNAAPSGSTPVTMTSTMVINNKEGVVSNSIYKNEQRSDLANSAVSITSKGDPISFSSGKLKAIVENLTTDSGKNKFQEYKNALDAFAKTFVDMTSSYIKNDDGTYISGEIATDNNIKVADDINLFSGSSVRTMTFHSEVVGTLEQKDYDYLAGHQWKEDISFLGYGQDSSNDKVSSDTERMSFTEYLQNLRTNISRDKESSDFTVETQKAVTESMNNSYDLITKVDNDEEMINLIKFQSAYTANAKMITTVDEMLQTLLGIKR, from the coding sequence ATGTTAGATGCGTTAAATGTAGCCCAATCAGGTTTACGAGCAGCACAAATAGCTGTTGAAAATACAATGAATAACCTTGCTAATGTAAATACTGAGGGATATAAAAAAAGAGTTGTAGAAACAAGTGAATTAAGTCAAAGTGATAATAGACAGTGGGGAAGAGGTGTATCAGTTGATAATACATCTAGAATCACTAGTCAATATTTGTATGATAATATTATAAAGCAAAATAGTAAAGATAATTATCAATCAGAAATGTCTTTAATGTTAGGAAATATCGAAGCAGTATTTAAAGAGACTGATACAGCTGGGTTATCATCAGACTTAGATGCTTATTACCAAACAATTGAAAGTATAAGAGCAAATCCTAATAATGAAGTTTACAAAAATCAATTACAAATTACTGGGCAAAAAGTAATTGATGACTTAAATAATCTTTATGATGGAATAGAAGAACAAGAAGCTACTTTCAAAAAGTCTTTAACAGAAGATGTTGGTCAAATAAACTCAAAACTCGAACAAATTCAAAGAATTAATCTAAAAATAAAAGAGCAGGGTTTTGCTTCTAATGACTTACTTGATAAAAGAGATTTATTAGAAAAAGAAATATCTACATATGCTAATATAACTGTTGATAGGGATCCTGATTTTTATGAGTTGAAAATTGGTAATCAAACAGTTATTTCAAATACTACAATGTCAAAATTAGAAGTAGGTGAAGAAAAAACTGCGCAAATTGATAGGTATGTTACACAAGAAGGAACTAAAAGTAGTATTTTAAATCCTTCAGATACTTTTGATGAAGAGGATGTAATTACTTTTGAATTGGACAATGAAAATTCAGTTAGTGTTGAATATGGTGAAACAATGGTTTTTGACCTTGATGGTGATGGAACTGATGATATTGTAAAGGTTGATGAAACTAACTATGTAAGAGCATTAGTTCATAAAATTAATACATCTGATTTAGCAGATAAAGTAAAAGCTTATAATGGTACATATGATGTCGATAAAAATGGAAATAAATCGACAATTGATAGTCAAGATAAGTTCTTATTAGTTGAATCAAAAACTCCTGGTATTGAAGGTAAATTTGATAGTAGAGTTACTTTTACAGAAGAACCATACTCTATAAATCAAGGTACAGTTACCGTTAGTCCTGTGATTAACAATAGTTCAGTCTCAATTGAAAGTAAATTTGCACAAGATGGTTTAAGTTTAACTCATACAGTAAATTTAGGAGCAACTACGACAGCCCCTGAAGTTTTTGATATTGATTTATCTAGTAATCCTTCAACATCAGGAGCTACACCAACTTTTGTTCCTTCAAGTATTACATATAATGCAACTACAAAAAAACTTACAATTCCTGCAGGTGTTGATTCTTTTACGATAACTATTAACTCAGCTGAAGGTGAAACAAGTACTCCTGAAGAAGCAGCTGCTTTGTTTGGAGTTAATCAAAAGTATACTTTATCTTTAACCGAAACTAATGGCTCAGATACTAGTAATATCACTTCTGTACTTAATGTTGTAAATGATGGCAAAGATATAACGCAAGATTTTGAACTTTCAACAGAAAATACGAATTCAAACCCATTAGTTAGTGCAATTCCTACTGTTAATCCAGTTACAGGTGCTACACAAGCTAGTGGAACAACACAAGTAAGTTCTATAAAAAGTTTAAGTGCAGTTGATGGAAGTAGTATTAAACATACTGTTGAATTAAAAAATACAACAACAACAGCACAAGTAATGAAAGTATCTTTTAGTGATGATACAGGTAGTTATTTTGACTTGTCACCTAAATTTACACCTGATTCGATAACTTATGATGCACAAACAGGAGAAATAACTATTCCTCCGGGAGTTAAGAGTTTTAGTTTTACTACAGATACGAATGAATTGGCACCTGTTAATACGAATCAAACATATAGCTTTTCGATAACAGATAATGCAGCACCTAGTGGTTCAACACCTGTTACTATGACATCAACTATGGTTATAAATAATAAAGAAGGTGTTGTTTCAAACTCTATTTATAAGAATGAGCAAAGAAGTGATTTAGCAAATTCTGCTGTAAGTATAACTTCAAAAGGTGATCCAATATCTTTTTCAAGTGGTAAACTAAAAGCTATAGTAGAAAACTTGACTACAGATTCTGGAAAAAATAAATTTCAAGAATACAAAAATGCATTAGATGCTTTTGCTAAAACTTTTGTTGATATGACTTCTAGTTATATCAAAAATGATGATGGTACATACATTAGCGGTGAAATTGCAACAGATAATAATATCAAAGTCGCAGATGACATAAACTTATTTAGTGGTTCTAGTGTTAGAACAATGACTTTTCATTCAGAAGTTGTTGGAACTTTAGAACAAAAAGATTATGATTATTTAGCAGGTCATCAATGGAAAGAGGATATTTCATTTTTAGGTTATGGTCAAGATAGCTCAAATGATAAAGTATCAAGTGATACTGAACGTATGTCATTTACTGAATATTTGCAAAATCTTAGAACAAATATATCAAGGGACAAAGAGAGTAGTGATTTTACAGTTGAGACTCAAAAGGCAGTTACTGAATCAATGAATAATTCATATGATTTAATAACAAAAGTTGACAACGATGAAGAGATGATTAATTTAATTAAATTTCAATCAGCATATACAGCAAATGCAAAAATGATAACAACTGTTGATGAAATGTTACAAACTCTTCTTGGAATCAAGAGATAA